In Candidatus Neomarinimicrobiota bacterium, the DNA window ACATATTATAACGATTCGTATAGTTAGGATCGTAATAATATGTATTCTGCGCTGCCGTCTCGTGAGATTCGTTATATTCCCATTCGGTCTTTTCAATACGAGTGCTCTCAACAGCTGTTGACTCGTGAAATCCATCATAGTAAGCGTTGTTGTTTGGGTTACGCGCTCCGGAGAAACAACCCTGAAAGAGTAATGCTTGTAACAGTATAAACGATAATAACTTTATAATCTACCTCCTGAGAAAAGATTTTCTCATCGACTAACTCCTACTTATTATATACGGAATTTAAGTAAAAGTTCCAACTTTCAACAATTAGCAAATCAAACAGAGCGGAAATTAAAGAAGTACTTCCAAAGCTTCTTCAATATTATTCATATTTGAAATGATTGAAAGGGCGCTGTCTGCGCCTGCTAAAAGCTTTTTTAATTTCTTCAGCTCGTTCTTTGCTTTTTTATAATCCCCTTTGTCGAAATGCGCTTGTACCATAACCGACCTTAACAAAAAATTATTCGGATTAATCTTTAGATAATCATTGACTAAATTCTCACTCTTTTCAAATTCTCCTTCAAGACGATACGCTTCCGCCAATCGCCAATTCAGCCATTGAGATTGCTTTACTTCTTCCGAGATAAAACATTTAGTTTTAAAAACATCTATCGCTTCAGAATATCTTTTTTGGCTAATAAGAATTTCAGCTTCAAGGAATCCCTGAATCGGTCGAAATCTATGCATGGCGCTGGAGTTATTCTCCGCGAGAGTATTTATTGCAATAGTTAACTCATCTGATTCCTTAATGGCAGAATCTATATTTTTCGTTTGTAGAAAGTAGATACCATGAATAAGATGAGCATAGGGTTTGGTGTTATCATTAGTTTTAAGCGATTCTAACTCATCTAAATTTGAAATAAATTCTTCTTTATTGTTCGAGATAAGCAAAACCATAAATTTATTAGTTACAGCTTCGGTAGCTATATTTTCACCCGGATTTAATGCTTGCGCCCGGTCAAAATATTCAATTGCTTTAGAAATCTGACCTAATCCGAAGTAGGCGTTTCCGAGATTTTTATTTATAGCGGCTCCGAGGAAACTTTTCTCTTGGCTGAGTTCCGGTTTAATTT includes these proteins:
- a CDS encoding tetratricopeptide repeat protein; translation: MYKRIIISSAIMLITLFGVIATGVKKVPEITTISKEALEFYLEGVEHAQNFYRKEAIQAFESAIELDREFAMAYLGLSSAYRIQGDYIKSRQLIEKAAMFEEFVTEREALIIEIERNDGEEHDQSLSDSLIQVLFDKYPNTVDSHDLKAQLAIRNLDITEAINHYEKILKIDSDFAPVYNTLGYMYARQGRYEDAIRNLKIYAEKASGQANPYDSLGEILIRVGRYEEAIESLRKALEIKPELSQEKSFLGAAINKNLGNAYFGLGQISKAIEYFDRAQALNPGENIATEAVTNKFMVLLISNNKEEFISNLDELESLKTNDNTKPYAHLIHGIYFLQTKNIDSAIKESDELTIAINTLAENNSSAMHRFRPIQGFLEAEILISQKRYSEAIDVFKTKCFISEEVKQSQWLNWRLAEAYRLEGEFEKSENLVNDYLKINPNNFLLRSVMVQAHFDKGDYKKAKNELKKLKKLLAGADSALSIISNMNNIEEALEVLL